The Anoplolepis gracilipes chromosome 7, ASM4749672v1, whole genome shotgun sequence genome segment gGTTTCCATAATATGGCAATGTGTGATGACATCATTTCTAATCTTTGACGATAGCGTATCtggaaataaattgtaaaacaaataCACAAATTACATTagttaattttcatattagttaattttcaatattaaaaataaattcctgtgtgtatgattattaaattatttgcatttgttgaagttatgttataaaatttatttcttaataattttgcttaatatatatacatgtgaaaTATTAcctaaaatttagaataatctTTCATTTGACAGACTAACATTTATGAttgataagataataataatctcatgtatatataatttttcttgtacgagaaagaaatatacttaaatatttaaatattaaatatgtttaaataataaaaaagtttcttgtttttaattacatattggcatcatcttattgttagattgtCTGCtttaattgaaagaatatatacaatgtgTCTATTTCTTTATGTAGTATATAAGATACGTTATGGAtattcacataaaattatatacttgacCCAAGTTCTTGTTAGATTTCTCATACTGACAACATAATTCTCACATCCTGCCATTGTTAACCCTGCTCtggtttaattaaaagaattatcatAAACAAagctctattttttaaaaatgcaagagatatttgttacaattatttatattatttattattttgcttaattattgttatgataaaaaacatatatatatatatatggactgttacaaaaatatataaaaataattgtaattagtagatataaaattaaacaaattataacaattgcattatatataaacaaatgttataacaattatatgtattgacACTGTTGACTACTGTCTATGATAACCACAAGATTCCATTACtacatacttttaaaatatggtGGAATTAATGGCTACTTTATCTTAATTGAAGGTAATTACTACAAAAATGTCGAAGAAACCAGGAGCCACCCAAGCAATGCATAAAGTTATAATGGTTGGGAGTGGAGGTGTTGGAAAATCTGCTCTTACGTTACAGTTTATGTATGATGAGGTAAAAACATGTACtttgattgtaaatataatacttgttATTACTGCTTTAACAAgcagtttatattatactatttatatataagtttgtatattatttataaatataatttaaaaagatatattttacaaaaaattatgtttagttaaattttaatcttgatgTTACAATTAGTTTGTTGAAGATTATGAACCTACAAAAGCAGATTCctacagaaaaaaagttgtattaGATGGAGAGGAGGTACAAATAGATATTTTGGATACTGCGGGACAAGAAGACTATGCGGCAATTCGAGACAATTACTTTCGTAGTGGAGAAGGATTTCTCTGTGTATTCTCGATAACGGAAGATGATAGCTTCCAAGCTACACAAGAATTTAGGtaagtaaaatttaacaaaattgtttatttgtttttaattttt includes the following:
- the Rala gene encoding ras-related protein Ral-a isoform X1 — its product is MSKKPGATQAMHKVIMVGSGGVGKSALTLQFMYDEFVEDYEPTKADSYRKKVVLDGEEVQIDILDTAGQEDYAAIRDNYFRSGEGFLCVFSITEDDSFQATQEFREQILRVKNDENIPFLLVGNKSDLQEKRKVSLAEAQARSQQWGVPYVETSAKTKENVDKVFFDLMREIRSRKIEDKSASNGRGKDRAKRKKKKCIIL
- the Rala gene encoding ras-related protein Ral-a isoform X2 gives rise to the protein MSKKPGATQAMHKVIMVGSGGVGKSALTLQFMYDEFVEDYEPTKADSYRKKVVLDGEEVQIDILDTAGQEDYAAIRDNYFRSGEGFLCVFSITEDDSFQATQEFREQILRVKNDENIPFLLVGNKSDLQEKRKVSLAEAQARSQQWGVPYVETSAKTKENVDKVFFDLMRAIAARKAQENQGDGSERKKKTNCCILL